From a region of the Candidatus Omnitrophota bacterium genome:
- a CDS encoding NAD+ synthase — VEEDKGSDEIVSMGFEKGLVNKVLSMVDKSEYKRRQSPPGIKITPKAFGKDRRMPITNKYR, encoded by the coding sequence ATGTGGAGGAGGACAAAGGCAGTGACGAGATTGTAAGCATGGGGTTTGAAAAGGGGCTTGTAAACAAAGTACTGTCTATGGTAGATAAGAGCGAGTATAAGCGCAGACAGTCTCCGCCGGGAATCAAGATCACCCCTAAAGCTTTCGGCAAAGACCGCAGGATGCCGATAACAAATAAATACCGTTAG
- a CDS encoding NADH-quinone oxidoreductase subunit L produces MMNEACLLSAVFVPVAGAFLTPLAAMLSARLRNYLSLIFVSVSLFCSIAMIPAILAGKAITISLQLPIGFNFILNADGLAVFMAIVSSFIGAIIVLYSFGYISHYPNQNEYYFMVVLFLGSMTGLVYSANLILLYIFWELTALTSWRLIGFFRQKQHVLRADKAFLVTVFGALAMLLGFIFIYQKTGSFDLAVIKSALGTLPLPDIAVALILIGILSKSATLPFHTWLPDAGVAPSPVTALLHAAVLVKIGVYVYARLFIATFAIGDIWHTIVPAIAAASALVSAGAALIETDMKRIIAYSTVSQIAFIFLGFSVGSSIGIAGALLFILMHGLAKGGLFLCAGIVEQNAKTKDITKMGGLMSTMPVTAISFLACSFSIMGLPPFGGFFSKYLVFSGTLASSHNYIAMTFFVGAVLTILYLLRIFNMVFLGESRLGSVREGSRIMVVSVAALATLSLLAGIYIKYPSDFVQMTVKQMLGM; encoded by the coding sequence ATGATGAACGAGGCTTGTCTTTTATCGGCTGTTTTTGTTCCTGTGGCCGGGGCGTTCTTAACGCCTCTTGCAGCCATGCTTTCGGCCAGGCTCAGGAACTACCTCTCATTAATATTCGTTTCCGTATCCCTATTCTGTTCTATCGCGATGATACCGGCCATCCTGGCCGGCAAAGCAATCACTATAAGCCTCCAACTCCCTATAGGATTTAATTTCATACTTAACGCGGACGGCCTGGCTGTCTTTATGGCCATAGTATCCTCGTTCATAGGGGCTATCATCGTTCTATATTCATTTGGATATATAAGCCATTACCCGAACCAGAACGAATACTACTTTATGGTAGTGCTCTTCCTGGGCTCAATGACGGGCCTCGTCTACTCGGCGAACCTGATACTTTTGTATATATTCTGGGAATTGACCGCCCTTACAAGCTGGAGGCTGATAGGATTTTTCAGGCAAAAACAGCACGTCCTGCGCGCGGATAAAGCTTTCCTGGTGACTGTATTCGGAGCGCTCGCGATGCTATTGGGCTTCATATTTATTTACCAGAAGACCGGCTCATTCGACCTGGCCGTCATTAAAAGCGCGTTAGGGACACTACCGCTGCCCGACATTGCCGTTGCGCTCATACTTATAGGTATACTCTCCAAATCTGCGACATTGCCGTTTCACACATGGCTGCCGGACGCCGGCGTAGCCCCATCCCCGGTAACGGCGCTTCTTCATGCCGCGGTCCTTGTCAAAATAGGCGTATATGTATACGCCAGGCTTTTCATAGCTACATTCGCCATCGGCGATATATGGCATACCATAGTGCCTGCCATAGCTGCGGCAAGCGCACTCGTTTCAGCAGGCGCAGCCCTGATCGAAACGGACATGAAGCGGATAATTGCGTATTCTACGGTCAGCCAGATCGCATTCATATTCCTGGGGTTTAGTGTCGGGAGCTCTATCGGAATAGCCGGGGCGCTCCTTTTCATACTGATGCACGGACTCGCCAAAGGAGGGTTATTCCTCTGCGCCGGTATCGTGGAGCAGAACGCGAAGACAAAAGATATAACAAAGATGGGCGGGTTGATGAGCACCATGCCCGTAACCGCGATCTCTTTTCTGGCCTGCTCTTTCTCTATTATGGGGTTGCCGCCGTTCGGAGGCTTCTTCAGCAAATACCTTGTATTCTCAGGTACGTTAGCATCAAGCCATAATTATATAGCAATGACATTTTTCGTAGGGGCTGTCCTGACAATACTTTATCTATTGAGGATATTCAACATGGTCTTTCTCGGCGAAAGCCGATTGGGAAGCGTAAGGGAAGGGTCGCGCATAATGGTTGTATCCGTCGCGGCTCTTGCAACGCTCTCGCTTCTGGCCGGTATTTACATAAAATACCCGTCCGACTTCGTGCAGATGACCGTAAAACAGATGCTGGGGATGTAG